A section of the Serratia liquefaciens ATCC 27592 genome encodes:
- a CDS encoding protein disulfide oxidoreductase: protein MAKLRRWGRELLILLLIVLAVAFGMDWLRAPQPPAAFDSQPLTTLNGEQVSLAQLSQDKPLLVYFWASWCGVCRFTTPYVARLVGEGGNVLTVALRSGDDRQVEQWLAGKRVTLPVVNDPRGELSAQWQIGVTPTLVVISQGKVVQSTTGWTSYWGMKLRLWWAGL, encoded by the coding sequence ATGGCTAAGCTGCGGCGTTGGGGCCGCGAACTGCTGATCCTGTTGCTGATTGTGCTGGCGGTTGCGTTCGGAATGGACTGGTTACGCGCGCCGCAGCCACCGGCGGCGTTCGATTCGCAACCGTTGACGACGTTGAACGGTGAACAAGTCTCGCTGGCGCAGCTCAGCCAGGACAAGCCGCTGCTGGTTTATTTCTGGGCCAGCTGGTGCGGGGTTTGCCGGTTTACCACGCCGTATGTTGCCAGACTGGTCGGCGAGGGCGGCAACGTATTGACCGTGGCGCTGCGTTCCGGCGACGATCGTCAGGTGGAACAGTGGCTGGCGGGCAAGCGTGTGACGTTGCCGGTGGTTAACGATCCCCGTGGCGAGCTGTCGGCGCAGTGGCAGATCGGCGTCACGCCCACCTTGGTGGTCATTTCCCAGGGCAAGGTGGTGCAAAGCACCACCGGCTGGACCAGCTATTGGGGAATGAAGCTGCGGCTATGGTGGGCCGGGCTCTGA
- the pdxR gene encoding MocR-like pyridoxine biosynthesis transcription factor PdxR, with amino-acid sequence MHIPLDRQQSIPLYLQIEEALRRAILSGVFVDGDKLPSTRTLAAKLAVSRLTVDNAYAELAAKGFLRQRRGSGAYVSHPLPQLALPRPASDSTFPAERFTTLTSRLDGYPDTPLPDNIINFAAGVGSPKVFPQEEFRKILLSVLSRHAEEAFSYGEYCGYYPLRDTLGRILTAQGIPTHAEQLLITNGSQHAISLIVQSLLEPGDTVIVEQPTYAEALGLLRQHRINIVTVASDRHGMLVEQLPALIEKHQPKLIYTIPNFHNPTGRCMSEARRRRLLALAQQAGVVILEDDFVGDLRYNGKQLPSLRALAQPGAVIYVSTFSKMLLPSMRIGYLVADSEHYQRVARLKHVDSFTSSSLIQRALDAFVTIGRYEKQLRRTGRLYRQHRDVMVTALQQQLPPGCQFETPEGGLFIWLTLPAAVSTEALMPLAWRHGVTFARGECFYAEEQQGAHGLRLNFAANTPPQIEEGIARLCRAINEVITSE; translated from the coding sequence ATGCATATTCCCTTAGACCGTCAGCAGAGCATTCCTTTGTATCTGCAAATTGAGGAAGCGCTGCGGCGGGCAATCCTCAGCGGCGTATTTGTCGATGGCGATAAGTTGCCCTCCACGCGTACGCTCGCCGCCAAATTAGCGGTCAGCCGGTTGACGGTGGACAACGCCTATGCCGAACTGGCGGCCAAAGGTTTTTTGCGTCAACGGCGCGGCAGCGGTGCCTATGTTTCGCACCCACTGCCCCAGCTCGCGCTGCCACGCCCAGCAAGCGATAGCACTTTCCCAGCAGAACGTTTTACTACCCTGACCTCCCGGCTGGATGGCTACCCCGATACGCCGTTGCCGGACAACATCATCAACTTTGCCGCCGGCGTCGGCAGCCCGAAAGTCTTCCCCCAAGAGGAGTTCCGCAAGATACTGCTGTCGGTACTCAGCCGCCATGCGGAAGAAGCCTTTAGCTATGGCGAATACTGCGGCTATTATCCGCTGCGCGATACCCTGGGGCGGATCCTCACCGCTCAGGGTATTCCGACCCATGCAGAGCAACTGCTGATCACCAACGGTTCGCAACACGCCATCAGCCTGATAGTGCAAAGCCTGCTGGAGCCGGGCGACACGGTGATTGTCGAACAACCGACCTACGCCGAAGCGCTGGGGCTGCTGCGCCAGCACCGCATCAATATCGTCACCGTCGCCAGCGACCGGCACGGCATGCTGGTTGAACAGCTGCCCGCACTGATCGAAAAACACCAACCGAAGTTGATTTACACTATTCCCAATTTTCATAACCCCACCGGCCGCTGCATGAGTGAAGCGCGCCGTCGACGCCTGCTGGCACTGGCCCAACAGGCCGGTGTAGTGATATTGGAAGACGATTTTGTCGGCGATCTGCGCTACAACGGCAAACAGCTGCCGTCGCTGCGAGCGCTGGCGCAGCCGGGGGCGGTGATTTACGTCAGTACCTTTTCAAAAATGCTGCTGCCCAGCATGCGTATCGGTTACCTGGTGGCGGACAGCGAACACTATCAGCGAGTCGCTCGTCTGAAACACGTCGACAGTTTTACCAGCTCGAGTCTGATCCAACGCGCGCTAGACGCGTTTGTCACCATCGGCCGCTACGAAAAACAACTTCGGCGCACCGGACGTTTATATCGTCAGCATAGAGACGTAATGGTGACAGCCTTGCAGCAGCAACTGCCGCCCGGCTGTCAGTTTGAAACGCCGGAGGGTGGACTGTTTATCTGGCTGACGCTGCCTGCCGCCGTCAGCACCGAGGCACTGATGCCGCTGGCCTGGCGACACGGCGTAACCTTTGCGCGAGGGGAGTGCTTTTATGCCGAAGAACAGCAAGGCGCACATGGCCTGCGATTGAATTTCGCCGCCAATACGCCGCCGCAGATAGAGGAAGGTATCGCCCGACTGTGCCGGGCGATTAATGAGGTCATCACTTCAGAATAG
- a CDS encoding DsbA family protein, translating to MKKLLMLLMLMVTPVWAAAPFTPEQEVRIKELIRETLVSNPDILAQAVDAWQQQTAGQQISQAIKQNAKTLYDDPASPRLGAASAKLTLVAFTDYNCPYCKRFDPMLEKIVKQYPDVALVVKLLPFKGESSVSSARVALTTWQQHPDQFWALHQRLMAKKGFHDTASIAAAQQKTGVKAVAPSEQSMTTLRTNMALAEQLGVQGTPATLIGDQMLPGAVSYEDLEAVVKQQLAKVNNG from the coding sequence ATGAAAAAATTACTGATGTTACTGATGCTGATGGTTACTCCGGTCTGGGCTGCGGCTCCTTTTACCCCGGAACAAGAAGTGCGGATTAAAGAGCTGATCCGCGAAACGCTGGTGTCGAACCCGGATATTCTGGCGCAGGCGGTGGATGCCTGGCAGCAACAGACCGCCGGTCAGCAAATCAGCCAGGCGATCAAGCAAAACGCCAAAACCCTATACGACGATCCGGCCAGCCCACGTTTGGGAGCGGCCAGCGCCAAACTGACGCTGGTGGCCTTTACCGATTACAACTGCCCATACTGCAAGCGTTTTGACCCGATGCTGGAAAAAATCGTCAAACAGTATCCTGATGTGGCGCTGGTGGTAAAACTGCTGCCGTTCAAAGGAGAGAGCTCCGTCAGTTCTGCACGCGTGGCGCTGACGACCTGGCAGCAACACCCGGACCAATTCTGGGCACTGCATCAGCGGCTGATGGCGAAAAAGGGCTTTCACGACACGGCCAGCATCGCTGCCGCACAGCAGAAAACCGGGGTGAAAGCCGTCGCACCAAGCGAACAGAGCATGACCACCTTGCGCACCAATATGGCATTGGCGGAGCAGCTTGGAGTGCAGGGGACGCCGGCCACCCTGATCGGCGATCAAATGCTGCCAGGCGCGGTGTCGTATGAGGATCTGGAGGCGGTAGTGAAACAACAGCTTGCGAAGGTTAACAATGGCTAA